The Chryseobacterium indicum genome includes a window with the following:
- a CDS encoding DUF6876 family protein, with protein sequence MKNPKTSANDFYNQFTGTEHYYSYILGIVLTDGVKSVADEEQCYWFLDCIASYQTSQKFLDEEISSMEN encoded by the coding sequence ATGAAAAATCCAAAAACGTCCGCGAACGATTTTTACAACCAGTTCACAGGAACTGAACATTATTATTCCTACATACTCGGAATAGTATTAACTGATGGAGTAAAATCAGTAGCAGATGAAGAGCAGTGTTATTGGTTTTTAGACTGCATTGCATCGTATCAAACTTCACAAAAGTTTTTAGATGAAGAAATTTCAAGTA